A window of Cytobacillus sp. FSL H8-0458 genomic DNA:
TGGAAATTGAATACATCTGCAAGGAATGCCATCATGAGGAAGACATTATTAAATCCTTTTTCTAGAGCCGAGGGTTATATTGACACCAGCAGTAACCCGTGATAAAGTAAAATTATCTCGAATTAAAGATATTTTATTTAAAGATAGATAGGGGAGGAAATTTACTTGAATCAACTAAAAGGTATTCATCATGTTACAGCCATCACAAGCAGTGCGGAAAAAAATTATGAGTTTTTCACTTATACATTAGGAATGCGTTTAGTAAAGAAGACCGTAAATCAGGATGACATTCAAACCTACCACCTTTTTTTTGCAGATGATACAGGAAGTCCGGGAACCGATATGACATTTTTTGATTTTCCCGGTATTCCGAAGGGCTCTCACGGGACAGATGAAATATCGAAAACGTCATTCCGGGTTCCGACAGATGAAGCGCTCGATTATTGGGTAAAAAGGTTTGACCGCTTAGAGGTTCCGCATTCCGGCATTAAGCAGCAGTTCGGCAAGAAAACTCTGTCATTCACTGATTTCGATGATCAAAAATACCAATTGATCTCTGATGAAGCCAATAAAGGAGTACCATCAGGAACGCCATGGCAGAAAGGGCCAATACCGCTCGAGTATGCAATCACCGGCCTGGGGCCGCTTTTTGTAAGGGTAGCTCAATTTGATTATTTTAAAGAAATGATGGAGAAAGTGCTGTACTTTAAGGAAATAGCTCAAGAAGGAGATTTCCACTTATTCGAAGTGGGTGAAGGCGGAAATGGGGCACAGGTGGTTGTGGAATATAATCCATCTCTTCCGCAGGCGCGCCAGGGCTACGGAACCGTTCATCATGCTGCCTTCCGCGTGGAAGATAAATCTGTTCTGGAGGAATGGGATCAGCATTTGAGAGGATTTGGTTTCCAGACTTCAGGGTTTGTGGACCGCTTTTTCTTCGGTTCCTTATATTCCCGGGTTGCTCCGCAGATTTTATTTGAATTCGCAACGGATGGACCTGGATTCATGGGTGACGAGCCTTAT
This region includes:
- a CDS encoding ring-cleaving dioxygenase, which produces MNQLKGIHHVTAITSSAEKNYEFFTYTLGMRLVKKTVNQDDIQTYHLFFADDTGSPGTDMTFFDFPGIPKGSHGTDEISKTSFRVPTDEALDYWVKRFDRLEVPHSGIKQQFGKKTLSFTDFDDQKYQLISDEANKGVPSGTPWQKGPIPLEYAITGLGPLFVRVAQFDYFKEMMEKVLYFKEIAQEGDFHLFEVGEGGNGAQVVVEYNPSLPQARQGYGTVHHAAFRVEDKSVLEEWDQHLRGFGFQTSGFVDRFFFGSLYSRVAPQILFEFATDGPGFMGDEPYETLGEKLSLPPFLEPKRDQIESYVRPIDTVRSTKDFIKE